One window of Oncorhynchus masou masou isolate Uvic2021 chromosome 28, UVic_Omas_1.1, whole genome shotgun sequence genomic DNA carries:
- the sdr16c5b gene encoding epidermal retinol dehydrogenase 2, whose amino-acid sequence MNFALETLQVLALSIYYNLEALVKLFIPSRKKSVAGETILITGAGSGIGRLMALEFASMGVTLVLWDISQDGNKETVRLVKQRGAARVHSYICDCSNKAEVYSVADQVKREVGDVTILINNAGIVTGTKFMNAPDSLIEKSMEVNSNAHFWTYKAFLPAMIASNHGHLVSIASSAGLIGVNGLADYCASKFAAVGFAESVALELLATKKNGVKTTIVCPFFINTGMFDGAVTKWPLLMPILEPDYVAKMIVRAIQTDQVYLYMPRILYLILALKNILPTKMGLLLGDYMGAFNFMDAFKGHGKKD is encoded by the exons ATGAACTTCGCTCTGGAGACGCTACAGGTGCTGGCCTTGTCCATATATTATAACTTGGAGGCACTTGTAAAACTTTTCATCCCTTCGCGGAAGAAGAGCGTTGCGGGAGAAACTATCCTCATCACAGGGGCGGGTAGCGGCATCGGCAGGCTGATGGCGCTTGAGTTCGCCTCCATGGGCGTAACGCTGGTGCTGTGGGACATTAGTCAGGATGGCAACAAGGAAACGGTTCGACTGGTGAAGCAAAGGGGCGCGGCCAGAGTCCACTCATACATCTGTGACTGCAGCAACAAGGCAGAGGTGTACTCAGTGGCTGACCAG GTGAAAAGGGAAGTGGGAGACGTGACAATCCTGATAAACAATGCAGGCATTGTCACAGGGACGAAGTTCATGAATGCTCCCGACAGCCTGATTGAGAAGTCTATGGAGGTCAACTCCAATGCTCACTTCTGG ACTTACAAGGCGTTTCTCCCTGCAATGATAGCCAGTAACCATGGTCACCTGGTGAGCATCGCAAGCTCTGCTGGACTGATTGGAGTCAACGGCCTGGCAG ATTACTGTGCCAGTAAGTTTGCGGCTGTGGGCTTTGCTGAGTCTGTGGCACTGGAGCTGCTAGCGACAAAGAAAAACGGAGTGAAGACCACCATCGTGTGTCCCTTCTTCATTAACACGGGGATGTTTGACGGCGCTGTCACCAA ATGGCCCCTTCTCATGCCCATCCTGGAACCTGACTATGTGGCCAAAATGATCGTCCGTGCTATCCAAACTGACCAAGTGTACCTGTACATGCCTCGGATCCTCTACCTCATCCTCGCCCTCAAGAA CATTTTGCCCACTAAGATGGGGCTCCTCTTGGGTGACTACATGGGGGCATTCAATTTCATGGATGCATTCAAAGGCCATGGGAAAAAGGACTGA
- the chchd7 gene encoding coiled-coil-helix-coiled-coil-helix domain-containing protein 7: MDKNVRKLRSKDINPCIEESDGSQKCLDANNYDKNMCSAYFLRYKNCRKYWHNLMVNRRRDGVKPDMPTAEERQEILAAIGGKPY, encoded by the exons ATGGACAAAAACGTGCGCAAGCTTCGAAGTAAAGATATAAACCCATGCATTGAA GAAAGTGATGGCTCTCAGAAATGTTTGGATGCCAATAACTATGATAAGAACATGTGTTCTGCATATTTTCTGAGATACAAAAACTGCAGAAAATACTGG CACAACCTCATGGTGAATAGGAGACGAGACGGCGTGAAGCCTGACATGCCAACTGCTGAGGAGCGCCAGGAGATACTAGCTGCCATTGGAGGCAAGCCCTATTGA